DNA sequence from the Candidatus Cloacimonadota bacterium genome:
TAGGCATGGTTTAGGCTAGAATGTTCCCTGATTTTCAAGATGATCTCTGCCTAAAGCTTCGATAATGCTTGCCTAAAGCAACAAGAGAGCTAAGTGATTCTTAGAGATATATCCTAATTCCTTAAAAAAGTATATATAACAGTAATTGAAGTTCAGAGAAACGACGATACCATATTGGACAATGTTTTAATACATCATATCGTTTTTTTTGTTGACTATTCTATCTTAATCTTGAGAATGACCTAGAAAAGGGGAAAGTAAAAGACAATGAGCGGTATGGAGCAAATAGCAATGGTACAAGAAGCCAATGATTTTGTTAGTATAAAGGAAGCCAGCAAATGGGCGTCAGAGTATTTAGGCAAGCATGTAACCACTTCTAATATTAGTTATTTAATACAATATGGGCGCATAGAAAAGCATGAGTCAAAAGGTAATACCGTAATATCTCTTAATGAGCTGTCTCAATACTACAAGCGATACACAGGTAGTCGCAAGGAAGAATGGAGGCAACAGCTTGGACATGAATTGAATTGGTCTTTATCTTTTGATCAATATAAAGAATCTGAAACGACAAAACATGTACATCGACTTCACCCTTATAAAGGTAAGTTTATTCCTCAATTAGTAGAGTATTTTCTTGATGACCATACAGATGATTTTAAGAAGAGCGTTTATTTTAATAGAGGGGATATTATTCTAGATCCGTTTGTTGGAAGCGGAACAACTTTAGTGCAATCCAATGAACTTGGCATTCATGCAATTGGCATAGATATATCGTCTTTCAACGTTATGATATCGGGGTGTAAAACCAGAAAGTACAATATAGATATAGTTGAAAACGAAGTAAAACGTATAAATGAAAAATTGAATGAGTTTTTGGCATGCTCAAAGACAGATGAGTTTGAGAAAATTCTTCTCAAGGAATTGTCTGACTTCAACACAAAGTACTTTCCAGTGCCGGAATATAAGTATAAGGTTAGAATTGGTGAGGTAGATGAAAAAAAATATGGAAGGGCAAAGGAAATTGAATTCTTGCCCATCTATAATAGTCTTGTTGAAAAGTATGGGATAAAACTAGCGCATGAAAATCCACGGTCTTTTATGGATACATGGTTTATCCAACAGATCAGAAATGAGATAGATTTTGTTCGCAATGAGATAAGCAAAATAAGAGATACATCAACCAGAAAGCTATTAGCGGTTACCTTAAGTAGAACTATCAGAAGTTGTAGGGCAACAACACATGCAGATTTGGCAACTTTGAACAAGCCAATTACAACAACTTATTATTGCAGGAAGCACGGTAAAATATGCAAACCACTATTCTCTATTAAGAAATGGTGGAATACATATTCTAAAGATACAATCAAACGGATTGCTCAATTTGACATGCTTAGAACAGATACAAAGCAAGTATGCATTACTGGAGATAGTAAAAGCATAAACATCATTGATCAAGTAAGAACGATTGATCCCGATTTTGCAAATCTGATTATGCATAAAAGAATT
Encoded proteins:
- a CDS encoding site-specific DNA-methyltransferase codes for the protein MVQEANDFVSIKEASKWASEYLGKHVTTSNISYLIQYGRIEKHESKGNTVISLNELSQYYKRYTGSRKEEWRQQLGHELNWSLSFDQYKESETTKHVHRLHPYKGKFIPQLVEYFLDDHTDDFKKSVYFNRGDIILDPFVGSGTTLVQSNELGIHAIGIDISSFNVMISGCKTRKYNIDIVENEVKRINEKLNEFLACSKTDEFEKILLKELSDFNTKYFPVPEYKYKVRIGEVDEKKYGRAKEIEFLPIYNSLVEKYGIKLAHENPRSFMDTWFIQQIRNEIDFVRNEISKIRDTSTRKLLAVTLSRTIRSCRATTHADLATLNKPITTTYYCRKHGKICKPLFSIKKWWNTYSKDTIKRIAQFDMLRTDTKQVCITGDSKSINIIDQVRTIDPDFANLIMHKRINGIFSSPPYVGLIDYHEQHAYAYDTFGFARNDDLEIGPMFKGQGPEARQSYIEGISDVLLNCKKYLIDGYSVFLVANDKYNIYPAIAERAGMVIVDKFLRPVLNRTEKDKGAYSEIIFHLKEKN